From uncultured Pseudodesulfovibrio sp.:
TGTTGGGAATTCGTCTTGTTCCCGTTGAAATAGACAGCGACGGTATGATCCCGGCCAGTCTGGACGCAGCATGTCGCCGTGATGAGATCAAAGCGGTCTACCTCATGCCCGGTGTACATAATCCGACCACCGTGACCATCCCTGAATCCCGACGGACAGAAATTGCCCATCTCGCACAAAAGCATGACCTGATCATTATCGAAGACGATGCCTACGACCTGACGGACCTGACAGGCAACACGCCTGTGGCCAACCGAGCGCCTGAACGCAGCGTGTATATAGCAGGCATGTCGAAATCTCTTGCAGCCGGATTGCGTATCGCCTTCCTTGTCGCTCCCAGAAACATGCTCAAACCACTGGCCCAAGCGGTTCTCAACACCATCTGGATGGCACCGTCACTCAATGGGGAACTGGCCGCCATGTGGATCAATGACGGCACGGCTGATCAGGTCGTGGAAAATAAACGCATGGCAGCCAGTCGCAGATACATGCTTGCCTGCGACGTGCTCAACGAATTTCGATTCAGGGGAAAACACAGTGGGTTCTATCTCTGGCTGGACCTGCCTGAGCCTTGGACAGGACAGGCTTTTGAAAAAAAGGCTCAGCAGCAAGGAATAAACGTCTTCGGTGCAGAAAAATTTGCTGTTGGCGAATACGTGGCCCCACCCGCTGCCCGCATTTCACTCACGGGAACGGATACCCTCGCAGACCTTGAAAAAGGGTTGCTCGAAATACGCAGAATCCTCAACAACAGACCGTAACTCACAACAGTTGTTTAAAGAAAAATGTATCAACAGGATCAGGACTCTTTTCTTTTGTAGTGGGACTGAACC
This genomic window contains:
- a CDS encoding PLP-dependent aminotransferase family protein — its product is MTIYSPAITEGTEPLYKGLADAIEQDIATGRLAPGERLPTHRDLADELGMNVSTITRGYREAEKRGLVTGTVGRGTFVASDATTSTSLVSFEPTTPGMLEMGLVAPLHHMDPDITEGFRRIARRKDPTSFMRYTDPRGLPSHRKAGAAWATRYGLETEAENVIVCAGAQHALTCCLSGLLRSGDRIATDALTYPGMKTLASMLGIRLVPVEIDSDGMIPASLDAACRRDEIKAVYLMPGVHNPTTVTIPESRRTEIAHLAQKHDLIIIEDDAYDLTDLTGNTPVANRAPERSVYIAGMSKSLAAGLRIAFLVAPRNMLKPLAQAVLNTIWMAPSLNGELAAMWINDGTADQVVENKRMAASRRYMLACDVLNEFRFRGKHSGFYLWLDLPEPWTGQAFEKKAQQQGINVFGAEKFAVGEYVAPPAARISLTGTDTLADLEKGLLEIRRILNNRP